One window from the genome of Thalassospira xiamenensis M-5 = DSM 17429 encodes:
- a CDS encoding heavy-metal-associated domain-containing protein, producing the protein MLKLKVDEMSCGHCAATVTKAVEGVSGVEKADIDLAKGEVTVTGNPDVAALIAAIDDAGYPARELA; encoded by the coding sequence ATGCTGAAACTGAAAGTCGATGAAATGAGCTGCGGCCATTGCGCTGCCACTGTTACCAAAGCTGTCGAGGGCGTTTCGGGGGTTGAAAAAGCCGATATCGACCTTGCAAAGGGCGAAGTAACCGTGACCGGCAATCCCGATGTCGCAGCCCTGATCGCCGCCATTGACGATGCCGGTTATCCGGCCCGCGAACTGGCCTGA
- a CDS encoding VOC family protein, translating to MSRAIDHLVLCVNDLDAACDAYRKLGFTVTPRANHPFGTGNALIQLDGMYIELLAVIEPEKIAETDLAAPFSFPIYNRDYLRQREGMSMLALQSRDAEKDREDFIAAGAAVPRVFKFEREATRPDGSLTDLAFSLAFANHPLLRHAVTFVCQHRHPPQNFYYPEYQNHANGAYAIGKVFLTHWAADAVTDFVEEIGTEKIVTALHSDEMVTRFGIDDPAFPTDGFAGYEIIVNTLDTIAQAAQSMGAIHKKGRLILPPSKFFGTLVVFTAKGKAA from the coding sequence ATGAGTCGCGCAATCGATCATCTGGTTCTATGTGTCAATGATCTCGATGCGGCCTGCGATGCTTACCGCAAGCTGGGTTTTACCGTCACCCCGCGTGCCAATCATCCGTTTGGCACTGGCAATGCCCTGATCCAGCTTGATGGCATGTATATCGAATTGCTTGCCGTGATCGAGCCGGAAAAAATCGCTGAAACCGATCTTGCCGCGCCGTTCTCCTTCCCGATTTATAACCGCGATTATCTGCGTCAGCGCGAAGGCATGTCGATGCTGGCGCTGCAATCGCGCGATGCGGAAAAAGACCGGGAGGATTTCATTGCCGCGGGTGCCGCCGTGCCCCGTGTTTTCAAGTTCGAACGCGAAGCAACCCGCCCGGATGGTTCGCTTACCGATCTGGCCTTTTCGCTGGCCTTTGCCAATCATCCGCTGTTGCGCCATGCGGTGACCTTTGTCTGCCAGCATCGACATCCGCCGCAGAATTTCTATTATCCGGAATATCAAAACCACGCCAACGGCGCCTATGCGATTGGCAAGGTATTCCTCACGCATTGGGCGGCGGACGCGGTTACGGATTTCGTCGAAGAAATCGGAACCGAGAAGATCGTCACAGCTCTGCATAGTGATGAAATGGTCACTCGGTTCGGAATTGACGACCCGGCTTTCCCTACCGATGGCTTTGCCGGTTATGAAATCATCGTCAACACGCTCGACACGATTGCCCAAGCCGCCCAGTCCATGGGGGCAATCCATAAAAAGGGCCGTCTGATCCTGCCGCCCTCGAAATTTTTCGGAACACTGGTTGTTTTTACGGCCAAAGGAAAAGCCGCCTGA
- the gatA gene encoding Asp-tRNA(Asn)/Glu-tRNA(Gln) amidotransferase subunit GatA, which produces MTDLTNLTLAEARDGLAKGDYTSVELTEAHIKSMEAHRNLNAYITETPDKAIDMAKASDAKRAKGDAGKMEGLPIAIKDLFCTEGVQTTAASHILEGFKPEYESTVTTNLFNNGAVMLGKANLDEFAMGSSNTSSYYGNVINPWKGKDGKDLVPGGSSGGSAAAVAAGMALAATGTDTGGSIRQPASYCGIVGLKPTYGRCSRWGIVAFASSLDQAGPMTKTVRDAAIMLGAMAGHDAKDSTSAPVAVPDFEAALTGDIRDMKIGIPKEYRVDNMPEEINKLWDNGIAMLRDAGAEVVDVTLPHTKYALGTYYIVAPAEASSNLARYDGLRYGQRVMDEGDSLDDMYMKSRAAGFGKEVQRRIMIGTYVLSAGYYDAYYNKALKVRRRIYEDFATAFGTVDAILAPTAPSAAFAIGENEDDPVKMYLNDVFTVPASLAGLPGLSVPTGLSAEGLPLGLQLIGKPFDEETVLRVGGVLETAANFTAKPAGQEG; this is translated from the coding sequence ATGACTGATCTGACAAATCTGACGCTTGCCGAAGCCCGTGACGGGCTGGCAAAGGGCGATTACACGTCGGTCGAACTGACCGAAGCCCACATCAAATCGATGGAAGCGCACCGTAATCTGAACGCTTACATCACCGAAACCCCGGACAAGGCCATCGACATGGCCAAGGCTTCCGATGCCAAGCGCGCCAAGGGTGACGCGGGCAAAATGGAAGGCCTGCCGATTGCGATCAAGGATCTGTTCTGCACCGAAGGTGTCCAGACGACCGCAGCCTCGCACATTCTTGAGGGGTTCAAACCGGAATATGAATCCACCGTCACCACCAACCTGTTCAATAACGGCGCGGTGATGCTCGGCAAGGCCAACCTTGATGAATTCGCCATGGGGTCGTCCAATACCTCGTCCTATTACGGCAATGTCATCAACCCGTGGAAGGGCAAGGATGGCAAGGATCTGGTTCCGGGTGGTTCATCTGGTGGTTCGGCGGCTGCTGTTGCTGCGGGCATGGCGCTGGCGGCGACCGGTACCGATACCGGCGGCTCGATCCGTCAACCGGCATCCTATTGCGGTATTGTCGGCCTGAAGCCAACCTATGGCCGTTGCTCGCGCTGGGGCATTGTCGCCTTTGCAAGCTCGCTTGATCAGGCTGGTCCGATGACCAAAACCGTTCGCGACGCTGCGATCATGCTGGGCGCAATGGCCGGACACGATGCCAAGGACAGCACATCCGCCCCGGTTGCGGTTCCTGATTTCGAGGCCGCCCTGACGGGTGACATTCGCGACATGAAAATCGGTATTCCCAAAGAATACCGTGTCGATAACATGCCCGAAGAAATCAACAAGCTGTGGGATAACGGTATTGCGATGCTGCGTGATGCGGGTGCCGAAGTGGTCGATGTGACCCTGCCGCACACCAAATATGCGCTTGGCACCTATTATATCGTTGCTCCGGCCGAGGCATCCTCGAACCTTGCGCGTTATGACGGCCTGCGTTACGGCCAGCGCGTCATGGACGAAGGCGACAGCCTGGACGACATGTATATGAAGTCACGTGCGGCTGGTTTCGGCAAGGAAGTCCAGCGCCGCATCATGATCGGCACCTATGTGCTGTCGGCTGGCTACTATGACGCCTACTACAACAAGGCCCTTAAAGTCCGTCGTCGCATTTACGAGGATTTCGCAACCGCATTCGGCACCGTTGATGCCATTCTGGCACCGACCGCTCCGTCGGCGGCCTTTGCTATTGGTGAAAACGAAGACGATCCGGTCAAAATGTATCTGAACGATGTCTTTACCGTTCCGGCAAGTCTTGCGGGTCTTCCGGGTCTGTCCGTTCCAACGGGCCTGTCTGCCGAAGGTCTGCCGCTTGGTCTGCAGCTGATTGGTAAGCCGTTTGACGAAGAAACCGTTCTGCGTGTCGGTGGCGTGCTTGAAACTGCCGCCAACTTTACCGCGAAACCGGCCGGGCAGGAGGGCTGA
- the ruvX gene encoding Holliday junction resolvase RuvX, with protein sequence MICNDTQELLRFLSPAARVLGLDLGTKTIGVALSDVGLQIASPYSLISRKKFTRDIAELSAIVTKQNVGGIIIGFPRELDGMIGKACHRVYAFVDEMQNYIDLPILLWDERLSTNAVERILIEDVDMTRKRRAQVVDKTAAAYILQGALDNLNLHTDPGANPDDDDDEDEFGDEEA encoded by the coding sequence ATGATTTGCAATGACACACAGGAATTGCTGCGGTTTTTGTCACCGGCAGCACGCGTTTTGGGGCTGGATCTCGGCACCAAAACCATTGGCGTGGCCCTTTCAGATGTCGGGCTACAGATCGCGTCCCCCTATTCGCTGATTTCGCGCAAGAAATTCACGCGTGATATTGCCGAACTTTCGGCAATCGTCACCAAGCAGAATGTCGGCGGCATCATCATCGGTTTTCCGCGTGAACTTGACGGCATGATCGGCAAGGCATGCCACAGGGTTTATGCCTTTGTCGACGAAATGCAGAATTATATCGATCTGCCGATCCTGCTTTGGGATGAACGTCTTTCGACCAACGCGGTTGAACGCATCCTGATTGAAGATGTCGACATGACGCGTAAACGCCGGGCCCAGGTCGTCGATAAAACGGCTGCGGCCTATATCCTGCAAGGCGCGCTTGATAACCTTAATCTTCATACCGATCCGGGCGCAAACCCTGATGACGATGATGATGAAGATGAATTTGGTGACGAAGAAGCCTGA
- a CDS encoding helix-turn-helix domain-containing protein, producing MITNLSERIREARKHLGLSASEAANLAGLTRKSWERYELDKNEPKASSLAVLVDKGIDASWLLTGRGSMLRSEVRDQVRVIDADLIRMILEEIESYRSQNNRTWGISEAARVIVLSYEMLQAERDRGIEPSPRNLNLLLQAANL from the coding sequence ATGATAACCAACCTTAGTGAGCGAATAAGAGAGGCAAGAAAGCATCTAGGGCTTAGTGCATCGGAAGCAGCAAACCTTGCCGGACTTACACGCAAATCGTGGGAACGTTACGAGTTGGACAAAAATGAACCAAAAGCATCATCTTTGGCTGTACTGGTTGACAAGGGCATAGACGCAAGCTGGCTGCTGACAGGAAGGGGCAGCATGCTGAGAAGCGAAGTGCGGGATCAAGTGCGCGTGATTGACGCCGATTTAATACGCATGATTCTCGAGGAAATTGAATCCTATCGCTCACAAAACAATAGGACATGGGGCATATCGGAGGCGGCTCGCGTTATTGTTCTAAGCTATGAAATGCTGCAAGCAGAAAGAGATCGGGGTATTGAGCCATCTCCAAGAAACCTGAACCTACTCTTACAGGCAGCAAATCTGTGA
- the gatC gene encoding Asp-tRNA(Asn)/Glu-tRNA(Gln) amidotransferase subunit GatC — translation MSSLDKETVRRIAFLSRINVSEEGLGELAGDLTRILDFVEELQEVDVEGCDPLTSVADLTLPMRKDEVTDGNIQQKVLSNAPMTDAGCFVVPKVVE, via the coding sequence ATGTCGTCTTTGGATAAGGAAACAGTTCGCAGGATCGCCTTTCTGTCGCGTATCAACGTGTCCGAAGAAGGGCTTGGCGAACTGGCGGGAGATTTGACCCGTATCCTCGATTTCGTCGAGGAACTGCAAGAAGTTGATGTCGAGGGTTGTGATCCCCTGACGTCGGTTGCCGATCTGACCCTGCCGATGCGCAAGGACGAAGTCACCGATGGCAATATCCAGCAAAAAGTGCTGTCAAACGCACCGATGACCGATGCTGGCTGTTTTGTTGTGCCGAAGGTGGTTGAATAA
- a CDS encoding AEC family transporter, with the protein MLAILSALIPTFALIVLGFILRQRKFLPDAFWPGAEKLTYYVTFPALLFSNTARADLGSLPLAGIATAMLGTVFICTVLILIAKPVLKVGNPAFSSLFQGAIRPNTYIGLAVAAALLGEAGLTVTALCVALVVPTVNVLSVLACAHWGDNDRTPGAVSLLRDVLRNPLLMACVLGIGINVTGFGLPPVLGPFLEVLGRAALPIGLLAVGAGLDLSAARRAGGPVGFSTLGKLVISPAIAAGLCLLLGLPQVELAAVVLYAGLPCSASAFVLARLMGGDAPMMASIITVHTLVAIVSIPILAVLLHVV; encoded by the coding sequence ATGTTAGCCATCCTGTCCGCCCTGATACCGACCTTTGCCCTGATCGTGCTGGGCTTCATCCTGCGGCAACGCAAATTCCTGCCTGATGCGTTCTGGCCAGGGGCGGAAAAGCTGACCTATTATGTGACATTCCCGGCATTGCTGTTTTCCAATACAGCGCGCGCCGATCTGGGCAGCCTGCCACTAGCGGGAATTGCGACTGCGATGCTGGGCACGGTTTTCATATGTACCGTTCTTATCCTGATCGCCAAGCCGGTTCTGAAAGTCGGCAATCCGGCGTTTTCATCTCTGTTTCAGGGCGCCATCCGGCCCAATACCTATATCGGACTTGCCGTTGCCGCGGCCCTTCTGGGCGAAGCCGGATTGACGGTAACGGCCCTTTGCGTTGCCCTTGTCGTGCCGACGGTCAATGTGCTTTCGGTTCTGGCCTGCGCACATTGGGGGGATAATGACCGCACGCCCGGCGCGGTATCGCTTTTGCGCGATGTTCTGCGCAATCCGTTGCTGATGGCGTGTGTTCTTGGCATTGGGATCAATGTGACGGGATTTGGCCTGCCGCCAGTGCTTGGACCGTTTCTGGAAGTTCTGGGGCGTGCGGCATTGCCGATCGGGCTTCTGGCGGTTGGTGCGGGGCTTGATCTTTCGGCGGCACGACGCGCCGGGGGGCCGGTCGGATTTTCCACGCTGGGCAAACTTGTCATCAGCCCGGCAATTGCAGCGGGGCTTTGCCTTTTGCTCGGCCTGCCGCAGGTCGAACTGGCGGCGGTTGTGCTGTATGCAGGATTGCCCTGTTCGGCGAGTGCGTTTGTGCTGGCGCGCCTGATGGGTGGTGACGCCCCGATGATGGCCAGCATCATTACGGTTCACACGCTTGTTGCGATTGTCAGCATTCCGATCCTTGCGGTTTTGCTGCATGTGGTGTGA
- a CDS encoding AraC family transcriptional regulator yields MSSFREVPRPVIALGTDYPDGHVIAAHRHDRDQLLYGMTGVLMASTPQGAWMMPPQRGMLIPAGVIHEVRLFGDVKMRSLYLRPDRLGAADNQCKVVGISSLMRHLLIEAVAVPAEYDMAGRDGVLMALIEHEIKRLPVLPLSLPLPEQVALREKCRAFLASPTPHETIDDWCHHLGMSRRSFTRQFRKETGSSFVEWRQQACILAALPRLAAGEAVTTIAMDLGYDNPAAFSNMFKRILGASPRDYRTAGT; encoded by the coding sequence ATGTCATCATTTCGCGAAGTTCCAAGACCGGTTATCGCATTGGGTACGGATTATCCCGATGGTCATGTGATTGCCGCCCATCGCCATGATCGCGATCAGTTGCTATATGGCATGACCGGGGTTTTGATGGCATCAACCCCACAAGGCGCATGGATGATGCCGCCCCAGCGCGGCATGCTGATCCCCGCCGGGGTGATCCACGAGGTCCGCCTGTTTGGCGATGTCAAAATGCGGTCGCTTTATCTGCGCCCGGACCGGCTTGGTGCGGCGGACAACCAGTGCAAGGTGGTCGGCATTTCATCGCTGATGCGTCATTTACTGATCGAAGCGGTTGCCGTCCCGGCGGAATATGACATGGCGGGTCGTGACGGTGTATTGATGGCGCTGATTGAACATGAAATCAAACGGTTGCCGGTCCTGCCACTGTCGCTTCCGCTACCGGAACAGGTCGCATTACGGGAAAAATGCCGTGCCTTTCTGGCATCTCCGACACCGCATGAAACCATCGATGACTGGTGCCATCATCTGGGCATGAGCCGCCGAAGCTTTACCCGGCAGTTTCGCAAGGAAACCGGATCAAGCTTTGTCGAATGGCGTCAACAGGCCTGCATCCTTGCCGCCCTGCCAAGACTGGCCGCAGGTGAAGCCGTTACAACGATTGCGATGGACCTTGGCTATGACAATCCCGCCGCGTTCAGCAATATGTTCAAACGCATCCTTGGCGCATCACCGCGCGATTACCGGACTGCGGGCACTTAG
- the gatB gene encoding Asp-tRNA(Asn)/Glu-tRNA(Gln) amidotransferase subunit GatB, producing MTYIIEGSTGPWEIVVGLEVHCQVVSKSKLFSGASTTFGNDPNTNVSLVDAAMPGMLPVINEECVRQAVKTGLGLKARINLESVFARKNYFYADLPQGYQISQFDKPIVGEGIIILDMPDGSTKSVGIERLHLEQDAGKSMHDQDPKYSHIDLNRSGVALMEIVSKPDIRTPEEAGAYLTKLRAIVRYLGTCDGNMNEGSMRCDANVSVRRPGAEFGTRCEIKNVNSIRYVMQAIEIEAKRQVEVIEAGGEIVQETRLYDPRLGETRSMRSKEMAHDYRYFPDPDLLPLVFDQAFVSEIEKTLPELPDEKKARFMRENGLSAYDAGVLVADQEKAAYYEVVAKGRDGKLAANWVITNLFGALNKLEVPVTESPVTAENLGKLLDLISDDTISGRIAKDVFEIMIETGNDPEKIVEEKGLKQITDTGAIETAIDEVIAANPDKVKEIRDGKDRMLGWFVGQVMKSTGGKANPGMVNQMLRDKILG from the coding sequence ATGACCTATATCATCGAAGGTTCAACCGGCCCTTGGGAAATCGTTGTCGGTCTGGAAGTCCACTGTCAGGTGGTTTCCAAATCCAAACTGTTTTCCGGTGCATCGACCACATTCGGTAACGATCCGAACACCAATGTCAGCCTTGTTGACGCGGCCATGCCGGGCATGTTGCCCGTGATCAACGAGGAATGTGTGCGGCAAGCCGTCAAGACCGGCCTTGGCCTCAAAGCCAGGATCAATCTTGAAAGCGTCTTTGCGCGCAAGAACTACTTCTATGCCGATCTGCCGCAGGGCTATCAGATTTCACAGTTCGACAAACCGATTGTCGGCGAGGGGATCATTATCCTCGACATGCCTGATGGCTCGACCAAATCGGTTGGCATTGAACGCCTGCATCTTGAACAGGATGCCGGTAAATCGATGCACGATCAGGACCCGAAATATTCGCATATCGATTTGAACCGTTCGGGCGTTGCCCTGATGGAAATCGTGTCCAAGCCTGATATCCGCACCCCGGAAGAAGCCGGCGCATACCTGACCAAGTTGCGCGCGATTGTGCGTTACCTTGGCACATGCGATGGCAATATGAACGAGGGTTCGATGCGTTGCGATGCCAACGTTTCGGTCCGTCGTCCGGGTGCCGAATTTGGCACGCGTTGCGAAATCAAGAACGTCAACTCCATCCGTTATGTGATGCAGGCGATCGAGATCGAAGCAAAGCGTCAGGTCGAAGTCATCGAAGCCGGTGGCGAAATCGTTCAGGAAACCCGTCTTTACGATCCGCGTCTGGGTGAAACCCGTTCGATGCGGTCCAAGGAAATGGCACATGATTACCGATATTTCCCGGACCCGGATCTGCTGCCGCTAGTATTCGATCAGGCATTCGTTTCCGAAATCGAAAAGACCCTGCCGGAACTCCCGGACGAGAAAAAAGCCCGCTTCATGCGTGAAAACGGCCTATCGGCTTATGATGCCGGTGTTCTCGTCGCAGATCAGGAAAAGGCCGCCTATTACGAAGTCGTTGCCAAGGGCCGCGACGGCAAACTTGCCGCGAACTGGGTGATCACCAACCTGTTTGGTGCGCTCAACAAGCTGGAAGTTCCCGTCACCGAAAGCCCGGTTACGGCCGAAAATCTCGGCAAACTTCTGGACCTGATCTCGGATGACACCATTTCAGGCCGCATCGCCAAGGACGTCTTTGAAATCATGATCGAAACCGGCAATGACCCGGAAAAGATCGTGGAAGAAAAAGGTCTGAAGCAGATCACCGATACCGGTGCGATTGAAACAGCAATCGACGAAGTCATTGCGGCCAACCCGGACAAGGTTAAGGAAATCCGCGACGGCAAGGACCGCATGCTGGGTTGGTTCGTTGGCCAGGTCATGAAATCCACGGGTGGCAAAGCCAACCCAGGCATGGTCAACCAGATGCTCCGCGACAAAATCCTCGGCTGA
- a CDS encoding type 1 glutamine amidotransferase domain-containing protein has translation MRILMIVTSHDKMGDTGHKTGIWLEELAAPYFRFRDAGADITLASPKGGQPPLDPNSQVPDALTEATKRFEGDADAQKAFANTVKLDGLKADDYDALFYPGGHGPLWDLAIDAKSIALIEAFVAQDKPVAAVCHGPAAFVNAKTKDGKPLVAGKKVTGFTNDEEKAVGLEKVVPLLIEDEFTKQGGLYERADMWASHAVVDGKLVTGQNPASSDAAADEVIKLLGK, from the coding sequence ATGCGTATTCTGATGATTGTGACGTCCCACGACAAAATGGGCGATACCGGCCATAAAACCGGTATCTGGCTGGAAGAACTTGCCGCCCCCTATTTCCGGTTCCGCGATGCCGGTGCCGATATCACGCTGGCATCCCCCAAGGGTGGTCAGCCGCCGCTTGATCCCAACAGCCAGGTTCCCGATGCCCTGACCGAGGCGACCAAACGGTTTGAAGGTGATGCCGACGCCCAGAAAGCATTCGCCAACACCGTGAAACTTGATGGCCTGAAAGCCGATGATTATGACGCACTGTTTTATCCCGGCGGTCACGGGCCGCTTTGGGATCTGGCAATTGATGCCAAATCCATCGCATTGATCGAGGCATTCGTCGCACAGGACAAACCGGTGGCCGCTGTCTGCCACGGCCCGGCAGCATTCGTGAATGCCAAAACCAAAGACGGCAAGCCGCTGGTGGCGGGCAAAAAAGTCACCGGCTTCACCAATGACGAAGAAAAGGCCGTCGGCCTTGAAAAGGTCGTCCCGCTTCTGATTGAGGACGAATTCACCAAACAGGGCGGCCTTTATGAACGCGCTGACATGTGGGCGTCCCATGCGGTTGTCGATGGCAAACTGGTAACTGGCCAGAACCCTGCATCCAGCGATGCGGCCGCAGATGAGGTTATCAAACTGCTTGGTAAATAA
- a CDS encoding MFS transporter, whose amino-acid sequence MNEAVLNRPQVSRTVLPVLGAASFCHLLNDMIQSLFVAAYPVFKGGFDLSFAQLGLLTLTYQVTASLLQPFIGHFTDRRPQPYSLPFGMGMSMAGLLVLSSATSFAMLLVGSAMLGVGSSIFHPESSRLARLASGGAHGFAQSLFQVGGNVGSAIGPLLVVAVVLPHGQGGLAWFAFAALAGVVILTLLGRWYKRNGHAVRRPRVVHLAANLPARRQVIGGLLVLFCLMLSKWFYLASFTSYYVFYLMEKFPLSEGDAQIYLFIFLASVAAGTLIGGSVGDRIGRKKVIWGSILGALPFAMILPYVGLGATVMLSIAIGLILSSAFSAIVVYAQELVPGRIGMISGLFFGLAFGLGGIGAAILGVMADHFGLGLVYQVCAWLPAIGFLAIFLPDIEHVDKA is encoded by the coding sequence ATGAACGAAGCCGTTCTCAACCGACCGCAAGTCTCCCGAACCGTTTTGCCGGTTCTGGGTGCGGCCAGTTTCTGCCATTTGCTGAACGATATGATCCAGTCGCTATTTGTCGCGGCTTATCCGGTGTTCAAGGGCGGCTTTGACCTATCCTTTGCGCAGCTCGGTCTATTGACCCTGACCTATCAGGTGACGGCATCACTGTTGCAGCCCTTTATCGGCCATTTCACCGACCGTCGGCCGCAACCTTATTCCCTGCCGTTTGGTATGGGGATGTCGATGGCGGGGCTTCTGGTGCTGTCCTCGGCAACCAGTTTTGCGATGCTGCTTGTGGGCAGTGCGATGCTCGGCGTGGGATCATCGATCTTTCACCCGGAATCCTCGCGTCTGGCGCGTCTGGCATCGGGCGGGGCGCATGGATTTGCGCAGTCGCTGTTTCAGGTGGGCGGCAATGTCGGTTCAGCCATCGGGCCGTTGCTGGTGGTCGCAGTGGTTTTGCCGCACGGACAGGGCGGTCTGGCATGGTTTGCCTTTGCCGCATTGGCTGGGGTCGTCATCCTGACCCTTCTTGGGCGCTGGTATAAACGCAACGGCCATGCCGTGCGCCGCCCGCGTGTTGTTCATCTGGCGGCAAATCTTCCGGCCCGACGCCAGGTGATTGGCGGCCTTCTGGTTCTGTTCTGTCTGATGCTGTCGAAATGGTTCTATCTCGCCAGCTTCACCAGCTATTACGTGTTTTACCTCATGGAAAAATTCCCGCTCTCCGAAGGCGATGCCCAGATTTATCTGTTCATTTTCCTGGCCTCGGTTGCGGCGGGAACCCTGATCGGCGGATCGGTCGGCGACCGGATTGGCCGCAAAAAGGTGATCTGGGGATCGATCCTTGGGGCGCTACCCTTTGCAATGATCCTGCCCTATGTCGGGTTGGGGGCAACCGTGATGCTCTCGATTGCCATCGGTCTGATCCTGTCATCGGCATTTTCGGCGATTGTTGTCTATGCGCAGGAACTTGTGCCGGGACGTATTGGCATGATTTCCGGTCTGTTCTTTGGCCTGGCCTTTGGGCTTGGCGGGATTGGTGCGGCCATTCTTGGCGTGATGGCTGATCATTTCGGGCTGGGGCTGGTCTATCAGGTTTGCGCATGGTTACCGGCCATTGGTTTCCTTGCGATTTTCCTGCCTGATATCGAACATGTCGACAAAGCCTGA
- a CDS encoding methyl-accepting chemotaxis protein yields the protein MGLLKRIKIAIKVAGGFGVMLVLMITVSAICVIALMDADSNFNEYRQIALQSNQASRVQANMLEARVSVLNFQMRQSPEALENANQRLETTKKLNAEFLSLVKDPDYLESAKAVDQDIAAYAAAVRALSATKDTAEQQRIAESTLNVLGPKVASDIEELKLSFKAKQDEIGPRAKAENAFAISLAAIISAIAVVVGLAAAWLIGVGISRPIITITNAMRVLAGGDKTVDIPGQDHKDEIGDMAKAVLVFKENMIKAEELAAQEVEAQKQRESRARLIEKLTGDFEGDVSVVLKTVSDAATEMQHTATSMTATAEETSRQSTVVAAAAEQASNNVQTVASASEELSASISEISHQVTQSSRVADKAVVEAQSTNAQVRGLAEAAQKIGDVVGLISDIAAQTNLLALNATIEAARAGEAGKGFAVVAAEVKNLANATSKATEEITNQITAIQSETEGAVVAIDSIGTTITEISEIASAIASAVEQQGAATDEINRNVQEASAGTGEVTANIHGVNQAAASTGAAAEQVLSASNNMSQQADILLQKVEAFLSAVKAA from the coding sequence ATGGGGCTTCTAAAGCGAATTAAAATTGCCATCAAAGTTGCTGGCGGTTTTGGCGTGATGTTGGTTTTGATGATCACGGTGTCGGCGATCTGCGTTATTGCATTGATGGATGCAGACAGTAATTTCAACGAGTATCGGCAGATTGCACTGCAATCAAACCAAGCTTCACGTGTTCAGGCCAATATGCTTGAAGCTCGCGTCTCGGTTTTGAATTTTCAGATGAGGCAGTCTCCTGAAGCACTTGAAAACGCAAATCAAAGATTGGAAACAACCAAAAAGCTTAACGCCGAATTTTTGTCTCTTGTTAAAGACCCTGACTATCTCGAAAGTGCGAAAGCTGTGGATCAGGATATTGCGGCGTATGCTGCGGCGGTTCGTGCGTTAAGCGCAACCAAGGATACTGCGGAACAACAACGTATCGCTGAATCAACCCTGAACGTTCTGGGGCCAAAGGTCGCAAGCGACATCGAAGAACTCAAACTGTCCTTCAAAGCCAAACAGGATGAGATTGGTCCTAGAGCAAAAGCAGAAAACGCTTTTGCCATTTCGCTTGCCGCAATTATTTCTGCAATTGCTGTTGTGGTCGGTTTGGCAGCAGCGTGGCTGATCGGTGTTGGTATTTCGCGTCCGATTATTACCATTACAAACGCGATGCGGGTTCTTGCCGGAGGCGACAAAACCGTCGATATCCCCGGACAGGATCACAAGGATGAAATTGGTGATATGGCCAAGGCGGTGCTCGTGTTTAAAGAAAACATGATCAAGGCAGAGGAACTGGCCGCCCAGGAAGTCGAAGCCCAGAAACAGCGTGAATCCCGCGCCAGGTTGATCGAAAAACTGACCGGTGATTTTGAAGGTGATGTATCGGTCGTTCTGAAAACGGTCTCGGATGCAGCGACCGAAATGCAGCATACTGCAACGTCAATGACGGCAACCGCGGAAGAAACCAGTCGTCAGTCAACGGTTGTTGCTGCGGCGGCCGAGCAGGCATCAAATAATGTTCAAACCGTTGCCAGCGCATCCGAAGAACTAAGTGCATCGATCTCTGAAATCAGCCATCAGGTTACCCAGTCATCCCGTGTGGCGGATAAGGCTGTTGTGGAAGCGCAAAGTACGAATGCACAGGTTCGTGGACTTGCAGAAGCGGCTCAGAAAATTGGTGATGTTGTCGGTTTGATCAGTGATATTGCGGCACAGACCAATCTTTTGGCTCTGAATGCCACAATCGAGGCTGCCCGCGCAGGTGAAGCAGGCAAAGGTTTTGCCGTTGTCGCGGCCGAGGTGAAAAACCTTGCTAATGCGACCTCCAAGGCCACCGAGGAAATTACAAATCAGATAACCGCAATCCAAAGCGAAACAGAGGGCGCTGTTGTTGCCATTGATTCCATCGGAACAACCATCACCGAAATTAGTGAAATTGCATCGGCAATAGCCAGTGCGGTTGAACAGCAAGGTGCCGCAACCGATGAAATCAATCGTAACGTCCAGGAGGCTTCTGCGGGTACCGGCGAAGTAACGGCCAATATTCACGGTGTCAACCAAGCCGCGGCATCAACCGGGGCTGCGGCCGAACAAGTTCTTTCTGCCTCCAATAATATGTCTCAGCAGGCAGATATCCTGCTTCAGAAAGTCGAAGCTTTCTTGTCGGCGGTAAAGGCTGCTTAG